One part of the Eucalyptus grandis isolate ANBG69807.140 chromosome 10, ASM1654582v1, whole genome shotgun sequence genome encodes these proteins:
- the LOC104423224 gene encoding microfibrillar-associated protein 1, with product MSVTAGVSDTVIAVRDKLRGKIGQTKVKRYWPGKVPEWADEADEDGDIRMARAVALDKAFPTYEGSDIGKKDDPRLRRLAESRIDNRDEIRADHRRIRQAEIVSTIEEENRRQEGLEAEEEDAEALEERRRKIREKLLLREQEEAALLPEEEEEEEEEEEEEESEYETDSEEETKGIAMVKPVFVVKSERDTIAERQRLEEEERAIEELMKRRQEERKAETKQIVVEEIRKDEEIQKNLEMEANIADVDTDDELNEAEEYEAWKAREIARIKRDREDREAMLKAKEEIEKVRNMTEEERREWERKNPKPSSAPKQKWRFMQKYYHKGAFFQSEVDEHAGTAGSDYIYGRDFSAPTGEDKMDKTILPKVMQVKHFGRSGRTKWTHLVNEDTTDWNNPWTYNDPLRAKYNAKMGGMNAPIAKPKGSKKLKDWESR from the exons ATGTCGGTGACAGCAGGAGTGAGTGACACTGTAATTGCCGTTAGGGATAAACTTAGGGGTAAAATTGGACAGACCAAGGTCAAAAGATATTGGCCTGGTAAAGTTCCTGAGTGGGCAGACGAAGCTGATGAAGATGGGGATATCAGGATGGCCAGGGCAGTTGCCCTGGATAAAGCTTTCCCTACTTATGAAGGTTCAGATATTGGCAAGAAAGATGATCCCAGGTTGCGGCGTCTGGCCGAGAGCAGGATAGATAACCGCGATGAGATCAGAGCGGATCACCGTCGCATTCGGCAAGCTGAGATTGTTTCTACCATTGAAGAGGAAAACAGAAGACAGGAGGGCCTGGAGGCAGAAGAAGAGGATGCAGAGGCTTTAGAAGAACGGAGGAGAAAGATAAGGGAGAAGTTGCTTCTGAGGGAACAGGAAGAGGCGGCACTCCTTcccgaagaggaggaggaggaggaagaggaggaggaagaagaggaatctGAGTATGAGACGGACTCGGAAGAAGAGACGAAAGGTATTGCCATGGTGAAGCCAGTTTTTGTCGTCAAGTCGGAGAGGGATACTATTGCTGAAAGACAGCgacttgaggaagaagaaagagccaTTGAGGAGCTAATGAAGAGAAgacaagaagagagaaaggcGGAGACGAAGCAGATTGTGGTTGAGGAGATCCGGAAAGACGAAGAAATCCAAAAGAATCTGGAAATGGAAGCAAACATTGCCGACGTGGATACTGATGATGAGCTTAACGAGGCTGAGGAGTATGAAGCGTGGAAGGCAAGAGAGATTGCAAGGATCAAGAGGGATAGAGAGGACCGTGAAGCAATGTTGAAGGCGAAGGAAGAGATTGAAAAGGTGAGAAACATgacagaggaggaaaggaggGAGTGGGAACGAAAGAATCCCAAACCTTCTTCGGCACCAAAGCAGAAGTGGAGGTTCATGCAGAAGTATTACCACAAGGGTGCCTTCTTCCAATCAGAAGTTGATGAGCATGCTGGAACAGCTGGATCGGATTACATTTACGGCCGCGATTTCTCTGCTCCAACCGGGGAGGATAAAATGGACAAAACTATTTTGCCGAAAGTCATGCAAGTCAAGCACTTTGGTCGGAGTGGAAGGACGAAGTGGACTCATCTTGTTAATGAAGATACAACTGACTGGAACAATCC TTGGACCTACAATGACCCTCTCAGGGCAAAGTACAATGCAAAGATGGGTGGAATGAATGCTCCCATAGCGAAACCCAAAGGAAGCAAGAAATTGAAGGACTGGGAGTCTCGATGA
- the LOC104423216 gene encoding uncharacterized protein LOC104423216, which yields MKGLRAEALLKHSNEDVRVTVASCHSEILRISSPAQPFDDDQMKASFQLIVEALSKLSQPSTPCYEKALSLLATFARVKACLLMLDLECEALVLQMCQHFWVIVRSNPSADAFWAVEQIMTDVLTESEDISPDLLHPLLASVLKENEKEAPSCWKLGEKLFSKCAAKLRPILRGALKVKGTTLDDYSPVVASIYQDEISVSRSDLSAMPAVSSRKRRGALKSDVERARDEATLVPRDLRDKKMRLSTRGRSNPSEGPSGI from the exons ATGAAGGGTCTCAGAGCTGAAGCTCTGCTCAAACATTCTAATGAGGATGTCAGAGTTACAGTTGCATCTTGCCACAGTGAGATTCTGAGGATATCATCACCAGCACAACCATTTGATGATGATCAAATGAAG GCAAGTTTTCAACTGATTGTGGAGGCTCTTTCCAAGCTATCTCAACCATCGACACCATGTTATGAAAAGGCCCTCTCTCTGCTTGCAACATTTGCAAGGGTCAAGGCATGTCTGCTAATGCTTGACCTTGAATGTGAGGCGCTAGTTCTTCAAATGTGTCAACATTTCTGGGTAATTGTTAG GTCAAATCCCTCTGCTGATGCATTTTGGGCCGTGGAACAAATAATGACTGACGTCCTCACTGAAAGTGAAGATATTAGCCCGGATCTTCTCCACCCTCTCCTGGCTAGTGTGCTCAAGGAGAATGAG AAAGAGGCACCTTCCTGTTGGAAATTGGGAGAGAAACTGTTTTCCAAATGTGCAGCAAAGCTGAGACCTATTCTTAGGGGAGCACTTAAAGTGAAAGGCACCACTCTGGATGATTATTCTCCTGTGGTGGCTTCTATATACCAAGATGAAATCTCCGTCAGCAGAAGCGATCTTTCAGCAATGCCTGCAGTTTCTTCGAGAAAGAGAAGAGGCGCACTGAAGTCAGATGTGGAGCGTGCGCGAGATGAGGCAACTCTGGTCCCCCGTGATCTTAGAGATAAGAAAATGAGGCTGTCAACCAGAGGACGAAGCAACCCCAGTGAAGGCCCATCCGGGATATGA
- the LOC104431124 gene encoding sister chromatid cohesion protein pds5-like isoform X1 — protein MSSSICLHPSELAKSALSAEQLILRESTRWQRPSHAIAKIIGEAACEAEDLLANMEQGASEPLLDSFLPVMKALISYSLLKHSVEGIRVFVTCCLTELLRISVPQEMFNDDQMKVIFELIVEAILKLSQASGQYYEKALSILETVAQVKACLLMLDLKCDALVVQMFQTFWEIIRFYDGLIQSYDPLMKKHKVLYDDGDKETLNLEKERWDFIEDDLPVEHRHVADNPKPITSPVILRKQNGNKAEWE, from the exons ATGAGCAGCTCGATTTGTTTGCACCCCTCAGAATTGGCAAAGTCAGCGTTAAGTGCGGAGCAACTAATTTTGAGAGAAAGTACTCGATGGCAGAGACCTTCTCATGCAATTGCCAAAATAATTGGAGAAGCAGCTTGT GAGGCGGAGGATTTGTTGGCTAACATGGAGCAAGGAGCATCAGAACCTCTGCTAGATTCCTTTCTTCCAGTCATGAAGGCACTaatttcttattctcttttgaAACATTCTGTTGAGGGTATAAGAGTTTTTGTAACATGTTGCCTCACTGAGCTTTTGAGGATAAGTGTACCTCAAGAAATGTTCAATGATGACCAGATGAAG GTGATTTTTGAGTTAATTGTGGAGGCAATTTTGAAGTTATCTCAGGCATCCGGGCAATATTATGAAAAGGCCCTCTCCATACTTGAGACTGTTGCACAGGTCAAAGCATGCCTTCTTATGCTTGACCTTAAATGTGATGCACTAGTTGTCCAGATGTTTCAAACTTTCTGGGAAATCATTAG GTTCTATGATGGCCTAATTCAATCTTATGACCCTCTAATGAAAAAGCACAAG GTTTTGTACGATGATGGGGACAAAGAAACCTTAAACCTTGAGAAGGAAAGGTGGGACTTCATTGAGGATGATTTGCCAGTTGAA CATCGACATGTGGCTGATAATCCCAAACCGATTACTTCACCTGTCAT ACTGAGAAAGCAGAATGGGAATAAAGCAGAATGGGAATAA
- the LOC104431124 gene encoding sister chromatid cohesion protein pds5-like isoform X2 — protein sequence MEQGASEPLLDSFLPVMKALISYSLLKHSVEGIRVFVTCCLTELLRISVPQEMFNDDQMKVIFELIVEAILKLSQASGQYYEKALSILETVAQVKACLLMLDLKCDALVVQMFQTFWEIIRFYDGLIQSYDPLMKKHKVLYDDGDKETLNLEKERWDFIEDDLPVEHRHVADNPKPITSPVILRKQNGNKAEWE from the exons ATGGAGCAAGGAGCATCAGAACCTCTGCTAGATTCCTTTCTTCCAGTCATGAAGGCACTaatttcttattctcttttgaAACATTCTGTTGAGGGTATAAGAGTTTTTGTAACATGTTGCCTCACTGAGCTTTTGAGGATAAGTGTACCTCAAGAAATGTTCAATGATGACCAGATGAAG GTGATTTTTGAGTTAATTGTGGAGGCAATTTTGAAGTTATCTCAGGCATCCGGGCAATATTATGAAAAGGCCCTCTCCATACTTGAGACTGTTGCACAGGTCAAAGCATGCCTTCTTATGCTTGACCTTAAATGTGATGCACTAGTTGTCCAGATGTTTCAAACTTTCTGGGAAATCATTAG GTTCTATGATGGCCTAATTCAATCTTATGACCCTCTAATGAAAAAGCACAAG GTTTTGTACGATGATGGGGACAAAGAAACCTTAAACCTTGAGAAGGAAAGGTGGGACTTCATTGAGGATGATTTGCCAGTTGAA CATCGACATGTGGCTGATAATCCCAAACCGATTACTTCACCTGTCAT ACTGAGAAAGCAGAATGGGAATAAAGCAGAATGGGAATAA